From Segatella copri, the proteins below share one genomic window:
- a CDS encoding YfjI family protein yields MSCYLIKVENGHKVARSITSEKEYKQLRGSNEQKANLRLARAGNDAAKRRLVQFNYSGHYPQGVVKGMKLPSGAFGFDMDEPEAFAKAAKLLLKEPDKYGLLMLERSARQGGHAVFEREKGKTVLENQVRIATMLKCEMDTSAHDINRVYFTTTSDGEDLLFLSPRLFKDAYDEAAVAAEGKVLEERERYGQEELPEGAHKANKHYEPWKEEFKKDSPGVFKGQEFKNSRNSTSAASTSATSTTSSAQDNYLGIPYGEIIKKWWQMYNDGQEPMRSNRNTLTFELAVNLRHICGFDRNLLAQIIPCYDGFPEQEKMACINSALNEKITQMPKRLKDVLAALRQEKLKLGASNGNADEDSEALVNALDEANAKDDLFYYDALPKMPQGVRDSISAVGPALAMPVITAICPAIGMLATGVKVSVHGKMNSLNLISYIAGDFASGKGSIDPVVDTWTSEVKQMDKMYQQQEDEWRAKKRAAKNKKEQPEEPKLPVRCLTLNNTVANLAERLANTEGKHAFSFTPEADTVAQKWKSAMSDFSVMLRQAYDGTSYEREARSADAVNVHIEHLLWNVVMCGTPDALYRVVNNYTDGFQSHIVVARTPDNTFTPLTDNLFVLTETQREHIRQIAHLLPLMEGEVVLPKLENKGREWLEQIRLETMKNDDKVKARQRFRICPTTMRMMTCIMLCKVAETLIQKHGFQGAEKQLKQNPLLWKEMIVKTQTPTMLEAFNILADYQLDNALYFFRSRIEDAFSSKSYCGQTTYDRSRRGKNDSIFERLDVTFSFEQALQQSIAVKGANVTREVVRQMLKNWKRQGLIGVLPDMRYQKVQPAV; encoded by the coding sequence ATGAGTTGTTATTTAATAAAGGTGGAGAATGGGCACAAGGTTGCCCGCTCCATCACTTCGGAAAAGGAGTATAAGCAGCTGCGTGGAAGCAACGAGCAGAAGGCGAATTTGCGTCTGGCTCGTGCCGGAAACGATGCTGCGAAAAGAAGACTGGTGCAGTTTAATTATTCCGGCCATTATCCGCAAGGCGTGGTGAAGGGAATGAAACTGCCAAGCGGTGCTTTCGGGTTTGATATGGATGAGCCGGAGGCTTTTGCCAAGGCTGCCAAGCTGCTGCTGAAGGAACCGGACAAGTACGGACTGCTGATGCTGGAACGCAGTGCACGACAAGGCGGACATGCGGTGTTTGAGCGTGAAAAGGGCAAGACGGTTCTGGAGAATCAGGTGCGGATTGCTACGATGCTCAAGTGCGAAATGGATACTTCGGCTCACGATATTAATCGGGTTTACTTCACTACCACATCGGATGGCGAAGATCTGCTCTTCCTTTCGCCACGACTCTTCAAGGATGCTTACGATGAGGCTGCTGTGGCTGCTGAAGGGAAAGTTCTAGAAGAGCGTGAAAGATACGGACAGGAGGAACTGCCGGAAGGAGCGCACAAGGCAAACAAGCATTATGAGCCTTGGAAGGAAGAATTCAAGAAGGATTCTCCAGGGGTTTTTAAGGGTCAGGAATTTAAGAATTCGAGAAATTCTACTTCTGCTGCGTCAACTTCTGCTACTTCAACTACTTCTTCTGCTCAGGACAATTATCTCGGGATTCCTTATGGGGAAATCATTAAGAAGTGGTGGCAGATGTATAATGATGGGCAGGAACCGATGCGCTCCAACCGCAATACGCTGACCTTCGAACTGGCTGTGAACCTGCGCCACATCTGTGGTTTTGACCGCAATCTGCTGGCTCAGATTATTCCCTGCTACGATGGGTTTCCCGAGCAGGAAAAGATGGCTTGCATCAACTCGGCATTGAACGAGAAAATCACGCAAATGCCTAAGCGACTGAAGGATGTGCTGGCTGCGCTGAGACAGGAGAAACTGAAACTGGGGGCTTCGAACGGGAATGCAGATGAAGACAGCGAGGCGCTGGTGAATGCCTTGGACGAAGCTAACGCCAAGGATGATCTGTTCTATTACGATGCTTTACCCAAGATGCCACAAGGCGTGCGTGATTCCATCAGTGCTGTTGGACCGGCTCTGGCAATGCCAGTGATTACAGCCATCTGTCCTGCCATCGGAATGCTTGCTACCGGCGTGAAGGTTTCCGTTCACGGCAAGATGAACTCGCTGAACCTTATCTCCTACATCGCCGGTGATTTTGCATCAGGCAAGGGAAGCATCGACCCTGTGGTTGATACCTGGACTTCGGAAGTGAAACAGATGGACAAAATGTATCAGCAGCAGGAGGATGAATGGAGAGCCAAGAAGCGTGCGGCCAAGAATAAGAAGGAGCAACCGGAAGAACCAAAGCTGCCTGTAAGATGTCTTACTTTAAATAATACGGTGGCCAACCTTGCAGAACGACTGGCTAATACTGAAGGCAAGCACGCCTTCTCGTTCACTCCGGAAGCTGACACTGTAGCACAGAAGTGGAAATCGGCTATGAGCGATTTTTCTGTCATGTTAAGACAGGCTTACGACGGAACGAGCTATGAGCGCGAGGCAAGAAGTGCAGATGCGGTGAATGTACATATTGAACATCTTTTGTGGAACGTTGTGATGTGCGGAACGCCAGATGCACTCTATCGAGTAGTGAACAATTATACGGATGGTTTCCAAAGCCATATTGTCGTGGCGCGAACGCCGGACAACACGTTCACTCCGCTTACAGACAATCTCTTTGTGCTGACCGAAACTCAACGTGAGCACATACGGCAGATAGCTCATCTCTTGCCCCTGATGGAGGGCGAGGTGGTTCTGCCTAAGTTGGAGAATAAGGGCAGGGAGTGGCTGGAACAGATACGATTGGAGACCATGAAAAATGACGACAAGGTGAAAGCCCGCCAGCGTTTCCGTATCTGTCCTACCACGATGAGAATGATGACCTGCATCATGCTCTGTAAGGTGGCCGAGACGCTGATTCAGAAACATGGTTTTCAGGGTGCCGAGAAGCAGCTGAAACAGAATCCGCTGTTATGGAAGGAAATGATCGTAAAGACGCAGACACCAACCATGCTCGAAGCCTTCAATATCCTGGCAGATTATCAGTTGGACAATGCACTCTACTTCTTCCGCAGTCGCATAGAGGATGCATTCTCATCCAAGAGTTATTGCGGTCAGACGACTTATGATCGTTCCCGACGCGGCAAAAATGATTCCATCTTCGAGCGGCTTGACGTTACTTTTTCCTTTGAACAGGCATTACAGCAAAGTATAGCAGTAAAGGGGGCAAACGTAACTCGTGAGGTTGTTAGACAGATGTTGAAAAACTGGAAGCGGCAGGGATTGATAGGTGTGCTGCCCGATATGCGTTACCAGAAGGTTCAACCTGCAGTATAA
- a CDS encoding DUF5675 family protein: MEIIIYRRRFTRWGVDGTLVIKGTKVCNTIEHPERYLPAGDYEIAFVSIANKSRKMPVILRKGQAVWEVGINSPCLKPGNGPMTLKYGCIILGKAVASGLVIHSQEYFDRLCERLRKASKKMECIKLRIIDWGSDEISIAF, from the coding sequence ATGGAAATAATCATTTATCGCCGTCGCTTTACCCGATGGGGAGTAGATGGCACATTAGTAATAAAGGGTACGAAAGTTTGTAATACCATAGAACATCCTGAGCGTTATTTGCCTGCAGGAGACTATGAGATAGCTTTTGTTTCTATAGCTAATAAGAGTAGGAAAATGCCTGTTATCCTGAGGAAGGGACAGGCTGTTTGGGAAGTGGGCATCAATTCTCCTTGTCTCAAGCCCGGAAATGGTCCGATGACGCTGAAATATGGATGCATCATTCTGGGTAAGGCTGTAGCCTCTGGGCTGGTGATTCATTCTCAGGAATACTTCGACCGACTTTGTGAACGATTAAGGAAGGCTTCTAAAAAGATGGAATGTATCAAGTTACGTATCATAGATTGGGGTAGTGATGAAATCTCGATAGCATTTTAG
- a CDS encoding N-acetylmuramoyl-L-alanine amidase: protein MRKIKEIIIHCSATKEGRNFTVADIDRWHRERGMRCIGYHFVIYRDGSIHVGRAIEEVGAHCKGHNSISIGICYIGGLSKKGKPKDTRTRDQKAAMRSLIEQLKEEYPLATIHGHNEFANKACPCFDVKKEWG from the coding sequence ATGCGTAAGATAAAGGAAATCATTATTCATTGCAGTGCGACCAAGGAAGGTCGCAACTTCACCGTAGCGGATATTGACCGCTGGCACCGGGAGCGCGGAATGCGCTGCATAGGTTATCATTTCGTGATTTATCGTGACGGCAGCATTCATGTAGGACGTGCGATAGAGGAGGTTGGCGCCCATTGCAAGGGCCATAATTCCATCAGTATAGGCATTTGCTACATCGGCGGCTTATCAAAGAAAGGCAAGCCGAAGGATACAAGAACCCGAGACCAGAAAGCAGCAATGCGCTCGCTCATCGAGCAGCTGAAGGAGGAATATCCATTAGCCACGATTCATGGTCATAATGAATTTGCCAACAAAGCTTGCCCCTGCTTTGATGTGAAGAAGGAGTGGGGCTAA
- a CDS encoding heavy-metal-associated domain-containing protein: MKKILVMFTMMMVAMVTFAKDIKTVVFTTTPQMHCEACENKIKSNLRFEKGIKSIETSVPDQTVTVQYNADKTTPEKLQKGFEKFGYKARILKDGEKVEKNTGEKCDLM; encoded by the coding sequence ATGAAGAAGATTTTAGTAATGTTCACAATGATGATGGTGGCAATGGTAACCTTTGCCAAGGACATCAAGACCGTAGTGTTCACCACAACCCCACAGATGCACTGTGAGGCTTGTGAGAATAAAATCAAGAGCAACCTTCGCTTTGAGAAGGGTATCAAGAGCATTGAAACTTCTGTGCCAGACCAGACAGTCACAGTACAGTATAATGCTGACAAGACAACCCCAGAGAAACTCCAGAAAGGTTTTGAGAAGTTTGGCTATAAGGCTCGCATCCTGAAAGATGGCGAGAAGGTCGAGAAGAACACTGGGGAGAAGTGTGACTTGATGTAA
- a CDS encoding TonB-dependent receptor plug domain-containing protein: MYSRYILLSALLVIGAETYAKNNKTEVVSLSSSYNNSVENNSVDSSSQDSIFKDETLQEVKVVARKSGTSRLAGAVNGIAVNKDELFKAACCNLGESFTTNPSVDVAYNDATTGARQIKLLGLSGTYVQMLTENLPNFRGAAIPYALGYVPGPWMKGIQVSKGSASVKNGYESITGQINVDYLKPEDEQQVEVNLFGDTKSRIEANADANVHLSDKWATEILLHHENILKNHDDNGDGFYDMPGREQYNVQNRWLYKGKHYIFHGGLGALKEIRTSGQDEEHVHSDDIYRIKLHTNRYEGYMKHAFILNHEHGTNIAFMSSASMHQLDAQYGNRFYNLNEKNLYGSLIFETNFTHQHNLSVGLSVNHDYLGQRANVNVSPRPAVGQEDSPYLLSEMQRMNEKETTPGAYAQYTYTLGTKLTVMAGVRFDHSSIYGNFFTPRFHVKYSPVDAISIRLSAGKGYRTVFGLAEYNYLLASGRQFQITGDGLKQEEAWNYGMSTAFYIPMFGKTLKLNAEYYYTDFKNQAVVDYDANKGLISICNLMGKSYSHTFQIDASYPLLKGLEITAAYRLNDVKCTYDYGKTLKEKPLTSKYKALFTASYKTPLGLWQFDATVQLNGGGRNPEPYQLADGSQSWSPRFHSFGQVSAQVTRWFRHWSIYVGGENLTGFKQKTPIYGASNPWGSDFEPTLVWGPVEGRMFYAGVRVHF; encoded by the coding sequence ATGTATTCAAGATATATATTGCTCAGTGCCTTGCTGGTTATTGGTGCTGAGACTTATGCAAAAAACAATAAGACAGAGGTTGTGTCTCTGTCATCATCATATAATAATTCTGTAGAAAATAACTCTGTAGATTCCTCCTCTCAGGATTCCATCTTCAAGGACGAGACCTTGCAGGAGGTGAAGGTGGTGGCTCGCAAGTCGGGCACTTCCCGATTGGCTGGTGCCGTGAATGGCATCGCCGTGAATAAGGATGAGCTCTTCAAGGCGGCTTGTTGCAACCTGGGCGAGAGTTTCACGACCAATCCATCGGTGGATGTGGCTTATAATGATGCCACGACGGGCGCAAGACAAATCAAACTCCTTGGTCTTTCGGGCACTTACGTACAGATGCTCACCGAGAATCTGCCGAATTTCCGTGGTGCAGCCATCCCATACGCCCTGGGCTATGTGCCGGGACCTTGGATGAAAGGCATTCAAGTATCCAAGGGTAGTGCTTCGGTGAAGAATGGCTATGAGTCGATTACAGGTCAAATCAATGTGGATTACTTGAAGCCAGAGGATGAGCAACAGGTGGAGGTGAACCTCTTTGGCGATACCAAGAGCCGAATCGAAGCAAACGCCGATGCCAACGTTCATCTGTCGGATAAGTGGGCAACGGAGATATTGTTGCATCATGAGAATATCCTCAAAAACCATGATGACAATGGCGATGGTTTCTATGATATGCCAGGCAGAGAACAATATAATGTACAGAACCGTTGGCTGTATAAAGGCAAGCACTACATCTTTCATGGTGGACTTGGGGCTTTAAAGGAGATTCGTACCAGTGGGCAGGATGAGGAACATGTTCATAGTGATGATATTTATCGAATCAAGCTCCATACCAACCGCTATGAGGGTTATATGAAACATGCCTTCATCCTCAATCACGAGCATGGCACCAATATTGCCTTCATGTCCTCGGCTTCGATGCACCAACTCGATGCCCAGTATGGCAACAGGTTCTACAACCTCAATGAGAAGAATCTCTATGGCTCGCTGATATTTGAGACCAATTTTACTCATCAGCACAATTTGTCGGTAGGTTTGAGCGTCAACCATGATTACCTGGGACAGCGCGCCAATGTGAATGTTTCTCCAAGACCGGCAGTAGGGCAAGAAGACTCTCCTTATCTTTTGTCGGAGATGCAGAGAATGAACGAGAAGGAGACGACTCCTGGAGCATACGCCCAATACACCTATACGTTAGGCACGAAGTTGACAGTGATGGCAGGTGTCCGTTTCGACCATAGCTCTATCTATGGCAATTTCTTCACCCCTCGGTTCCACGTGAAGTATTCGCCTGTCGATGCCATCAGCATCCGCTTGTCAGCAGGTAAGGGCTATCGCACGGTATTTGGCTTGGCAGAGTACAACTATCTCTTGGCGAGTGGCAGGCAGTTTCAGATTACGGGTGATGGACTTAAGCAAGAGGAGGCTTGGAACTATGGTATGAGTACCGCTTTCTACATCCCGATGTTTGGCAAGACACTGAAACTGAACGCTGAGTATTACTATACCGACTTCAAGAATCAAGCGGTGGTGGATTATGATGCCAACAAGGGGCTTATCTCCATCTGCAATTTGATGGGCAAGTCTTATTCGCACACCTTCCAGATAGATGCCTCTTATCCATTGCTGAAGGGCTTGGAGATAACAGCGGCTTATCGTCTGAACGATGTGAAGTGTACCTACGATTATGGCAAAACCTTGAAAGAAAAGCCATTGACCAGCAAGTATAAGGCGCTCTTCACGGCTTCCTATAAGACTCCACTTGGCCTATGGCAATTTGATGCCACCGTGCAGTTGAATGGTGGAGGCAGAAATCCTGAGCCTTACCAGTTGGCAGATGGAAGCCAGTCATGGTCTCCTCGTTTCCATAGCTTCGGGCAAGTGAGTGCGCAGGTTACGAGATGGTTCCGCCATTGGAGCATCTATGTGGGAGGCGAGAACCTGACTGGTTTCAAGCAGAAAACTCCTATCTATGGTGCCAGCAACCCATGGGGAAGCGATTTCGAGCCAACCTTGGTTTGGGGACCTGTAGAGGGCAGGATGTTCTACGCAGGAGTGAGAGTACACTTTTAA
- a CDS encoding MFS transporter yields MKKGLFALALGTFTLGIAEFIIEGIITDIAHNMNVSIPEAGHLISIYALGVCAGAFSLILMHKYHPKKILMFLASLITFGAVIASVAPNYWLLLCARFIEGLPHGAYFGTGTIVAVKIAKEGKGTNAVAMMCAGMPVANLLGVPVGTFLSHMFSWRVPFVSCIVLGFITLYMIHRWVPDVEALPNNGMKAQFHFLRNKAPWLIIAATFLGNGGILCWFSYISPLLQMEGGFSAASISLLMILAGGGMVVGNQVSALLADRFKPGRFTCYLQFLAAAALLFTFFLAPFGWVSVVLMFICCACLFGIGSPEQFLIVKHAKGGEMLGGCCIQGAFNLGNAMGAFLGGIPVAMGLGYNFPALIGVPMALAGAICLLVFHKKYE; encoded by the coding sequence ATGAAAAAAGGACTATTTGCACTCGCGCTGGGTACCTTTACCTTGGGCATCGCTGAATTTATCATCGAGGGCATCATCACAGACATCGCTCACAACATGAACGTTTCCATCCCGGAAGCAGGACATCTCATCTCCATCTATGCACTCGGCGTCTGCGCCGGAGCTTTCTCGCTGATACTCATGCACAAGTATCATCCCAAGAAGATATTGATGTTCCTGGCTTCGCTCATCACCTTCGGAGCTGTCATCGCCTCAGTAGCACCTAACTACTGGCTCTTACTCTGCGCCCGCTTTATAGAAGGTCTGCCTCATGGCGCCTACTTCGGAACGGGTACCATCGTGGCGGTGAAGATAGCCAAAGAGGGTAAGGGAACCAATGCCGTGGCGATGATGTGCGCAGGTATGCCAGTGGCCAACCTACTGGGGGTGCCGGTGGGAACCTTCCTGAGTCACATGTTCAGCTGGCGAGTACCTTTTGTCAGCTGTATCGTGCTCGGATTCATCACCTTATACATGATTCACAGATGGGTTCCGGATGTAGAAGCACTGCCAAACAACGGTATGAAGGCACAGTTCCATTTCCTCCGCAACAAGGCTCCTTGGCTCATCATCGCAGCCACCTTCCTGGGCAATGGCGGCATCCTCTGCTGGTTCAGTTATATCTCGCCGCTGCTTCAGATGGAGGGCGGATTCAGCGCAGCCAGCATCTCTCTGCTGATGATTCTTGCAGGCGGCGGAATGGTAGTAGGCAATCAGGTGAGCGCCTTGCTTGCCGACCGCTTCAAGCCGGGTCGCTTTACCTGTTATCTCCAGTTTCTGGCGGCAGCTGCACTTCTGTTCACCTTCTTCCTCGCCCCTTTCGGCTGGGTATCTGTGGTGCTGATGTTCATCTGCTGCGCCTGTCTTTTCGGCATCGGATCGCCTGAGCAATTCCTCATCGTGAAGCATGCCAAGGGTGGCGAAATGCTGGGCGGCTGCTGCATTCAGGGCGCCTTCAATCTGGGTAACGCCATGGGAGCTTTCCTCGGTGGTATTCCTGTTGCGATGGGATTGGGATACAACTTCCCTGCCCTTATCGGTGTGCCGATGGCATTGGCAGGAGCCATCTGTCTGCTGGTTTTCCATAAGAAATATGAATAA